The window GCTTCGAGCCGCGCCGTTCGGCGCGCGTTAGCGACGACGTTGAAGCCCAGCCGCGCGCCCTGCAGCGCGAGTTCGCGGCCGATGCCCGAACTTGCGCCGGTTATTACGAGCGTGCGTTTACGGGAAGAGGGTGCAATAGCCACGGTAGGTGTCGTCCAATACGTTCGGAAAGTTGGCGTAAAAGGTCGCTTCGTCAACGAGCGGCGGCGGCGCGTCCGTGAGTTCGCGTTCTTCGCGCGCGAACTGGGAGAGCATGCGCGCGACGGGCTTCTCCTCGCCGGCGGCGTCGACGATGCCGAAGCGCATTTCGTGCGGGGCGCGGTCGAACGGCGGCTGCGTGGCAAGTTCGGGGGCGTAGTCGGCCCAGCACCACCACAACGCGCCCAGCGCCCCGCGCCGCTGTAGCCGGTCGAGCACCGCGTAGGCGTAATGCGGCATCTCTTCCTCGGTCAAGCACGCATACGCGGCGGCGTGCGGCGGCAGATCCTTCGCAGCGGGCTGCGGTTCCCCCGGAAGCGGAACGCGATCCGAGGGCGAGACCTCTCCCGGCGGCGCCTGCGGATTGCCGAACTCGCTGAAGAGCACGCGCTTGTTCGCGCACGATTGCGCGATCTCGTAGAGAAACGGCACGGTGCACGGATCGAGCCGATTGCGCGAGAACGCGCTGTAGACCGTGTAGCCGTGCATCGTCGCAAAATCAAACGTGGCGCAGAGCGACGACGGGCGAATGTGCCGATCGCGCGTGATATCCTCGCCGTGCGTTCCGGCCGTAACGCCCACGTTCGAAGCTTTGAGCAGTTCGTCGACCAGCGCGCGGCTCCAG is drawn from Candidatus Baltobacteraceae bacterium and contains these coding sequences:
- a CDS encoding beta-galactosidase is translated as MPTFRLGINYWPRSSAMYMWERFDLGEIREDFARIAAMNLQVVRFFLMWEAFQPEPDRLDPAMLERLDGVMGAARDAGLQTMPTFFTGHMSGVNWIPAWALDPATPHGRFRTFAGGRESPYGIGNFYTGALLDAQRLHVRTIGERYRDDPALYAWDLGNEFSNMREPDSPHQAAYWSRALVDELLKASNVGVTAGTHGEDITRDRHIRPSSLCATFDFATMHGYTVYSAFSRNRLDPCTVPFLYEIAQSCANKRVLFSEFGNPQAPPGEVSPSDRVPLPGEPQPAAKDLPPHAAAYACLTEEEMPHYAYAVLDRLQRRGALGALWWCWADYAPELATQPPFDRAPHEMRFGIVDAAGEEKPVARMLSQFAREERELTDAPPPLVDEATFYANFPNVLDDTYRGYCTLFP